The genome window ATCCTGATGTTAAAGAGCTGCTTATTAAAGCCGGTGCAAAGTTATAGCTGTAAAATTGGAAAATAGATATATGATCGAAACCGGCTATATGGTCGAACCTGTTGGCTTTATACAATCTAACCTTACCACCCGCAAGGATGCGCCTCACCAGGCGATAGAAGGTGCACCCGATGCATGGATAGAAGTAATTTCAACGTTTGCAGAAGGACTTGAAGGCATTGCTGCCGGCAGTGAAATTATTGTTATTACCTGGCTTCACAAAACCAATCGGAATATATTTAAACTGCACCCGCGTGGAGACAGAAGCATGCCTCTAACCGGAGTCTTTAATACACGGTCTCCTGACAGGCCAAATCCAATTGGCTTGCACAGAGTAAGAGTTCTTGAGATTTCCGGGAATAAATTAAAAGTTGGACCTATAGAAGCAATTGACGGAACGCCTGTAATCGATATAAAGCCGGTACTACCGAAAGCAGCAGACTCATAGGGTCTAAATTTACCGAAAAAAAGAATTCATAGTACGCTCCCGTCCTATGGTACTATGGGGTCCATGTCCCGGATAGACTCTGAGCCCATCACCAAGTGTAAGTATCTTTTGTTTAATACCCTGAATAAGAAGATTATGGTCGCCGCCCTCAAAGTCGGTACGGCCAACTCCACTTGAAAAAAGAGCATCTCCGGTAAAAACCGCACCAGGCGCATGAAAACACACTCCACCCGGAGAATGCCCTGGTACATGGATTACGGTTATATTGAAATTGCCAACCGGAATATTCTGACCATCCGAAATATAACCGTCCGGCTTGAAGTTTAAACCACCGGCATCAAGAGCATGTACCAATACCGGCGCTTTTGTGATGTTTTTTACTTCCTGTGTGCCTGTTGTATGGTCAAAGTGAAAGTGGGTAAGAAGAATATAACGAATATCAAGGCTTAATTTAGTTACTTCTTTTACAATCCTTAAT of Pseudomonadota bacterium contains these proteins:
- the tsaA gene encoding tRNA (N6-threonylcarbamoyladenosine(37)-N6)-methyltransferase TrmO gives rise to the protein MIETGYMVEPVGFIQSNLTTRKDAPHQAIEGAPDAWIEVISTFAEGLEGIAAGSEIIVITWLHKTNRNIFKLHPRGDRSMPLTGVFNTRSPDRPNPIGLHRVRVLEISGNKLKVGPIEAIDGTPVIDIKPVLPKAADS
- a CDS encoding MBL fold metallo-hydrolase, encoding MLRKILIKPYMSNCYILGCEKTKQGVIIDPGGEALRIVKEVTKLSLDIRYILLTHFHFDHTTGTQEVKNITKAPVLVHALDAGGLNFKPDGYISDGQNIPVGNFNITVIHVPGHSPGGVCFHAPGAVFTGDALFSSGVGRTDFEGGDHNLLIQGIKQKILTLGDGLRVYPGHGPHSTIGRERTMNSFFR